A region of Streptomyces deccanensis DNA encodes the following proteins:
- a CDS encoding PRC-barrel domain-containing protein, translating to MQTDIDPRHLIGRKAFDRKGSKIGTVDEVYLDDATGIPEWAAIRMGFFGRDAFVPLEPSELVEGTLRVPFERALIKDAPDFGVGRHLSPEQELQLYHHYGLDTAPPPPLDHDFGNVAGKDES from the coding sequence GTGCAGACCGACATCGATCCGCGCCACCTGATCGGCCGCAAGGCGTTCGACCGCAAGGGGAGCAAGATCGGCACCGTGGACGAGGTCTACCTCGACGACGCCACCGGCATACCCGAGTGGGCCGCGATACGCATGGGCTTCTTCGGCCGCGACGCCTTCGTCCCCCTGGAGCCCAGCGAGCTGGTCGAAGGCACCCTCCGCGTCCCCTTCGAACGCGCCCTCATCAAGGACGCCCCCGACTTCGGCGTCGGCCGCCACCTCTCCCCCGAACAAGAACTCCAGCTCTACCACCACTACGGCCTGGACACGGCCCCACCCCCACCCCTGGACCACGACTTCGGCAACGTGGCAGGCAAGGACGAATCCTGA
- the gcvP gene encoding aminomethyl-transferring glycine dehydrogenase, producing the protein MTAHRIPLSELEQGIPFERRHIGPDVEARAKMLAHVGYGSLDELTAAAVPDVIKNAEALELPGARTEAEVLAELRSLADRNQVLGSMIGLGYYGTFTPPVILRNVMENPAWYTAYTPYQPEISQGRLEALLNFQTVVADLTGLPTSGASLLDEGTAAAEAMALSRRMGKNKKGLFLVDADALPQTIAVIQTRAEPTGVEVVVADLSEGIPAGIAEREINGVLLQYPGASGVVRDLKPVIEQAHQLGALVTVAADLLALTLLTSPGELGADIAVGTTQRFGVPMGFGGPHAGYMAVQEKFARSLPGRLVGVSVDADGHKAYRLALQTREQHIRREKATSNICTAQVLLAVMAGMYAVYHGPEGLRTIARRTHRYATVLAAGLAAGGIEVVHGAYFDTLTVRVPGRAGEVVAAAREHGVNLHLVDADLVSISCDETTTRAQLGAVWTAFGVEGDVEALDAAAEDTLPEALLRSDDYLTHPVFHEYRSETAMLRYLRRLADRDYALDRGMIPLGSCTMKLNATTEMEPVTWPEFGQLHPFAPAGQAQGYLTLIRELEERLAEATGYDKVSLQPNAGSQGELAGLLAVRGYHRANGDAQRTVCLIPSSAHGTNAASAVMAGMKVVVVKTAEDGEIDVDDLRAKIEQYRDELSVLMITYPSTHGVFEEHVADICAQVHDAGGQVYVDGANLNALVGLAKPGHFGGDVSHLNLHKTFCIPHGGGGPGVGPVAVREHLAPYLPNHPLQPAAGPETGVGPISAAPWGSAGILPISWAYVRLMGGEGLTRATQVAVLSANYIAKRLEPHYPVLYTGPAGLVAHECIVDLRPLAKATGVSVDDIAKRLIDYGFHAPTMSFPVAGTLMIEPTESEDLGELDRFCDAMIAIRAEIEKVASGEWPADDNPLRNAPHTAAALGGAWEHAYTREEAVFPAGVSPADKYWPPVRRIDQAFGDRNLVCSCPPLDAYEE; encoded by the coding sequence ATGACCGCCCATCGCATTCCGCTCTCCGAGCTCGAACAGGGAATCCCCTTCGAGCGGCGCCACATCGGCCCGGACGTCGAGGCGCGGGCCAAGATGCTCGCGCACGTCGGATACGGCTCGCTCGACGAGCTGACGGCCGCCGCGGTCCCCGATGTGATCAAGAACGCCGAGGCTCTGGAGCTGCCGGGCGCCCGCACCGAGGCGGAGGTGCTGGCCGAGCTGCGTTCGCTGGCGGACCGCAACCAGGTGCTGGGCTCCATGATCGGGCTCGGGTACTACGGGACCTTCACGCCGCCCGTCATCCTGCGGAACGTCATGGAGAACCCGGCCTGGTACACCGCCTACACGCCGTACCAGCCCGAGATCTCCCAGGGGCGTCTGGAGGCGCTGCTCAATTTCCAGACCGTCGTCGCCGACCTGACCGGGCTGCCCACCTCCGGGGCCTCCCTGCTCGACGAGGGCACCGCGGCCGCCGAGGCCATGGCGCTGTCCCGGCGGATGGGGAAGAACAAGAAGGGGCTCTTCCTCGTCGACGCGGACGCCCTGCCGCAGACGATCGCGGTCATCCAGACCCGTGCCGAACCGACCGGTGTCGAGGTCGTCGTCGCGGACCTGAGCGAGGGCATCCCGGCCGGCATCGCCGAGCGGGAGATCAACGGGGTGCTGCTGCAGTACCCCGGCGCCTCCGGCGTCGTACGCGATCTGAAGCCGGTCATCGAGCAGGCGCACCAGCTCGGCGCGCTCGTCACCGTCGCCGCCGACCTGCTGGCGCTGACGCTGCTGACGTCGCCCGGTGAGCTGGGTGCCGACATCGCGGTGGGGACGACCCAGCGGTTCGGCGTGCCGATGGGCTTCGGTGGACCGCACGCGGGCTACATGGCCGTACAGGAGAAGTTCGCGCGGAGCCTGCCCGGGCGGCTCGTGGGCGTCTCCGTGGACGCGGACGGACACAAGGCGTACCGGCTCGCCCTGCAGACGCGGGAGCAGCACATCCGCCGGGAGAAGGCGACCAGCAACATCTGTACGGCGCAGGTGCTGCTCGCCGTGATGGCCGGCATGTACGCCGTCTACCACGGGCCGGAGGGGCTGCGGACCATCGCCCGGCGTACGCACAGGTACGCCACCGTGCTCGCCGCGGGGCTCGCGGCCGGTGGGATCGAGGTCGTGCACGGCGCGTACTTCGACACGCTCACCGTGCGGGTGCCGGGGCGTGCCGGCGAGGTCGTGGCGGCGGCGCGGGAACATGGCGTGAACCTGCACCTCGTGGACGCCGACCTGGTGTCGATCTCCTGCGACGAGACCACGACCCGGGCGCAGCTGGGTGCCGTGTGGACCGCTTTCGGCGTGGAGGGGGACGTCGAGGCCCTGGACGCCGCCGCGGAGGACACGCTGCCCGAGGCGCTGCTGCGGTCGGACGACTACCTCACGCACCCCGTGTTCCACGAGTACCGCTCCGAGACCGCGATGCTGCGCTACCTGCGGCGGCTCGCCGACCGGGACTACGCGCTGGACCGGGGCATGATCCCGCTGGGCTCCTGCACGATGAAGCTGAACGCGACCACCGAGATGGAACCGGTGACCTGGCCGGAGTTCGGGCAGCTGCACCCGTTCGCGCCCGCCGGGCAGGCGCAGGGCTACCTCACGCTCATCCGTGAGCTGGAGGAGCGGCTGGCAGAGGCCACCGGGTACGACAAGGTGTCGCTGCAGCCGAACGCGGGCTCGCAGGGGGAGCTGGCCGGGCTGCTGGCCGTACGCGGGTACCACCGGGCCAACGGCGACGCGCAGCGGACCGTGTGTCTCATCCCGTCCTCCGCGCACGGCACCAACGCGGCGAGCGCCGTCATGGCCGGTATGAAGGTCGTCGTGGTGAAGACCGCCGAGGACGGCGAGATCGACGTCGACGACCTGCGGGCGAAGATCGAGCAGTACCGCGACGAGCTGTCCGTGCTGATGATCACGTATCCGTCGACGCACGGCGTCTTCGAGGAGCACGTGGCCGACATCTGCGCGCAGGTGCACGACGCCGGTGGTCAGGTGTACGTCGACGGCGCCAACCTCAACGCGCTGGTGGGGCTCGCCAAGCCGGGGCACTTCGGCGGCGACGTCTCGCACCTGAACCTGCACAAGACGTTCTGCATCCCGCACGGCGGCGGTGGGCCGGGCGTCGGCCCGGTGGCGGTGCGCGAGCACCTCGCGCCGTACCTGCCCAACCACCCGCTGCAGCCCGCGGCCGGGCCGGAGACGGGCGTGGGACCGATCTCGGCGGCGCCGTGGGGCTCGGCGGGCATCCTGCCGATCTCGTGGGCGTACGTCCGGCTCATGGGCGGAGAGGGGCTCACGCGGGCCACCCAGGTGGCGGTGCTCAGCGCCAACTACATCGCCAAGCGCCTGGAGCCGCACTACCCCGTGCTCTACACCGGCCCTGCCGGGCTCGTGGCGCACGAGTGCATCGTCGACCTGCGGCCGCTGGCCAAGGCGACCGGGGTGAGCGTCGACGACATCGCCAAGCGGCTGATCGACTACGGCTTCCACGCGCCGACCATGTCGTTCCCGGTGGCCGGGACGCTGATGATCGAGCCGACCGAGTCGGAGGACCTCGGTGAGCTGGACCGGTTCTGCGACGCGATGATCGCGATCCGCGCGGAGATCGAGAAGGTCGCCTCGGGCGAGTGGCCGGCGGACGACAACCCGCTGCGCAACGCGCCGCACACCGCGGCGGCGCTCGGCGGGGCCTGGGAGCACGCCTACACTCGCGAGGAGGCCGTCTTCCCGGCCGGGGTCTCGCCCGCCGACAAGTACTGGCCGCCGGTGCGCCGGATCGACCAGGCCTTCGGTGACCGCAACCTGGTCTGTTCCTGCCCGCCGCTGGACGCCTACGAAGAGTAG